The sequence ATGGACACAGAGAGGATTGGATTAAAGTCCAAGATATTAAAATCGCAATTGATAGTCTTGAACCTTTCGACTTTTATTATGATTATGGGGATCTTAAACGAAAACAAGATGAATATGGCTCTTATGAATGGGTGCGATTGGATGAAAGAGAAAATGGAGCTCAATTTCGAATGCTGCAAACAATTGCCGACTCTGAAACCACCGAAATTATATTTGAAGGTTATACTACAGACAAAACCTATAAACTTACACAGCGGGATAAAGAACAGATTCGTCTATTTTTGGATATTTTAGACACTTTGGGAGAAGGACGATTCAGTTATTAATAATAGAAAGCTCAGCTCAATATACAAAAAATGCAGGGAAGACTCCATCTTAAAGGAGTTTATCTCTGCTTATTTTATATCATTTTCAAGTGCATATCAGATAAATATGAAAAATAATAATTTTCAAAATATAGATTGACAGAGTGGGTGGGGCTGGGGTATCTTTTTGTATAAAATAATATGATGAAAAATTATCCCGACACGTTAAGTTCGTTATAGGATTATTTTCTACTCGAATTGGAATGGATATTATTATTTATTACAATTTGTAAGCGCTTTATTATGAGTAATCATCATAATTCCGTTGGGATACATGTTTTCGCCAAAGGGGAGATGTTTCAAAATTAATGATATACCAACAAATTACAACAATAGGAATTTCATACATATTTTTTCTTTGAAACATTTTTAAGCTAGTCGTTATTTTTACGTTATATAGAAAATGAAGTATAAAACAAAGAGGTGAAAAGATGGGAGATGCGTTACAGTTTTTAGTGTCAGGATTAACGATTGGAAGTATCTATGCGATTGTAGCGCTTGGGTTTGTAACGATTTATAGCGTAACAAAAGTTATTAATCTAGCACAGGGTGAATTCGTCATGCTAGGCGGGATGACCATGTTTTCTCTCACCACTGCTGGAATCCCTTACTTTCTTTCATTCCTTTTAACTATTCTCATTGTGGTTGTGATTGGATGGTTGCTGGAAAGAACAATAATTCGCCGATCCAAAAGCTCAGATCCGATCAGTTTGATTATTTTAACGATCGGACTTGCCATTTTTATAAAGGGGATTGCCAGTATGGTCTGGGGGAAAGACTCCGTTAAGGTCGAGCCTTTTACATCAAACGAACCCCTGCAGGTTTTCGGTGCAGCCATTACACCTCAAAGTGTATGGGTTATGGTCTTTATGGTCGTTATAGTAATCGTTCTTTATGTGTTAATGGAAAAAACCATGCTCGGTAAAGCATTTCGTGCGAGTTCTGTTAACCCATTAGCAGCACGTTTAATGGGGGTAAGTCCCCATAAAATGTCATCTTTATCATTTGCTTTAAGTGCTGCTTTAGGAGCTCTCGCCGGACTTGTCATCAGTCCGATATTGTTCCCAGCCTATGATATGGGGTTAATGCTATCGATTAAAGGATTTTCGGCAAGTATATTAGGCGGTTTAGGCAGTGCACCTGGGGCTGTTATCGGCGGACTCCTCTTAGGTGTCATTGAATCTTTAGGAGCCGGTTATATTAGTTCAGGATTAAAGGATGCGATTGCGTTTGGAGTCGTCCTGATGCTTTTATTGTTTAGACCTTATGGGTTATTAGGCGAAAAGAACGTTGGGAAGGGAGGACTCTAATTGATTCGAACAGGTATTCAAAAAGTAAGCTGGAAGGGTGTAGGCGTGTTCAGCTTATTTATATTAATCCTTCCCTTTATCTTTTCATCCTCCTTTTTTATTACAAACGCAACCTTTGCTGGAATCTATACAATTGTAACGGTCGGGCTTGGATTGCTGATGGGGTTTGCTGGTCAAATCTCCATTGGTCAGGCAGCCTTTTACGGAGTAGGCGCCTATACTTCTGCAGTTTTAACGACTACCTACGGATGGAGTCCTTGGGTTTCCTTGTTGTTTTCTGTAGCCCTTCCTGCAATAGTCGCCTATATCTTGGGACATACAATGGCGAGATTGCACGGTTATTATTTAGCGATGGCCACTCTTGCATTTGGGATTGTTATTCACGTTCTTTTAGTAGAATGGAAGACTGTAACTAAAGGGGCATCCGGATTTTATGGGATTCCCAAAATCGAACTGTTTGGATTTACTTTTAGACAAGGCTTATCTTATTATTTCTTGGTTTGGTTATTGGCATTAATTGTCATTATTCTTGCTCTCAATATTATACACTCTCGAATTGGCCGGGCGCTCCGTTCCATCCATGACAGTGAGGTTGCTGCAAGCAGCATGGGGGTAGATACTGGCAAATACAAGATGCAAATCTTTATTTTGAGTGCATCATTTGCGGGGTTAGCCGGATGGCTTTTTGCTCATATGTCATATAGTATTGCGCCTAGTTCATTTAGTTTAGATCATTCTGTCTTATTCCTGGTTATGGTGGTGTTAGGCGGATCAACAAGTATTTGGGGGCCAGTTTTTGGGGTATTTCTCATTACTGCCATCAATCTGATCGTTCATTCATTAGGTACTCATTTTACCTTCATTACGAGTGACTTTGAACAGGTTTTGTATGGGCTCATTTTAGTATTAGTGGTGATGTTCATGCCTAAAGGCTTTTTCCCGACCGTTGCTCCGAAGTTAAGAGCAGCTTTTCAAAAAAATAGAGGGAAACGTTACAGCTCAGAGGCAGTTCGAACAGAAAAGGGGGACCAGCATGGCTAACCTTTTAGACGTAAAAAACGTGACGAAACGCTTTGGCGGAGTTGTCGCTAATAAAGATGTCACCTTTTCAATTGAAGCCGGACATATTAATGGCTTAATTGGACCAAATGGGGCAGGAAAGAGTACGATGTTTAACATGATTTCAAACGTGTTTCCGCCAAGCGCTGGAGAAATATGGTTTGAAGGGAAACGAATCGACATTCTCCCTGCTTTTAAAATGGCTTCCCTGGGTATATCCAGAACATTTCAAAACATTCAAGTCTTTAAAAATATGACCGTGCTGGAAAACGTAATGATTGGATTACATACCCGGACCTCTGCAGGGATGCTGTCAGCTGCGCTGAAGCTTCCGAAAACGAAAAAAGAAGAAAATTTTACTTATGACAAAGCAATGGAACATCTTTTATTTGCCGGATTACATGAGATCGCAGACACGTTTGCAGACAGTCTCCCGCTCGGAAAACTGAGAATATTAGAATTAGCGCGGGCGCTTGCAACTGAACCTAAACTGCTCCTGCTGGATGAAATAGCGGCTGGCCTCAATCACCAAGAAACAGTTGAAATGGGGAAGCTGATACAATCCATCCGTGATCGGAATATTACGATTTTAGTTGTTGAGCATGATATGGATTTAGTTATGAGTATTTGTGACAAAGTCATTGTCCTGGATCAAGGGGAAATGATTGCGGAGGGTACACCCAAAGAGGTTCAGAACAATGAACGTGTGATTGAGGCCTACCTTGGAACAAGCGATGATGAGGAGGTATCTGTTTGAATCCAGTGTTAGAAATAAAAAGTATATTCTATAACTATGGTCCAATTCAGGCGTTAAAAGAAGTCTCCTTTCACGTAAACAAAGGGGAAATCGTCACAATGCTCGGGGCAAATGGGGCTGGAAAGACCACCTTACTCAAAACCATATCAGGGCTGAAAAAGCCGTCTCAAGGGCAAATCCTTTTTAACAATAACGACATTTCTGCCTGGCCGCCTGAAAAAATCGTGCAAAAGCGCTTAATCCATGTTCCTGAGCACAGACAGGTTTTTAGTACATTAACGGTCACAGATAACTTATATTTAGGTGCTTTTCATCATTATAAAAAGTCCGGCAAGAAAGAAATAAATGATTTGATAGAAAAAGTGTTTGTCTTGTTCCCAATTTTAAAGGAACGAAAGGATCAGCTGGCAGGAACCTTATCCGGCGGGCAGCAGCAAATGCTTGCGATTGCTCGTGCCTTAATGGCAAAGCCTGACTTACTTCTATTGGATGAACCTTCACTTGGGTTGGCACCCCTCATCGTTAAAGAGGTATTACTATATGTTAAAAACTTACGGGATGAGTTCGGGATCACTGTCTTATTAATTGAGCAAAATGTAAACGCTTCATTAAAAATTGCGGACCGTGGATATGTCATGTCGCAAGGCTCGATTGTTAAAGAAGGCACATCTGCAGAATTGCTAAATGATGTCGAAGTTCGGGAAGCCTTTTTAGGTCAAACCGTGAATTAACCGCGGGAAACCGCGTTTAAGAAATAAGCTTTGAGAACAAAGGGGGAAGTTCTATGAAAAAGTTTTTGATTTTGTTGATTGCTGCAATGATTTCGATTGTTTTAGCAGCCTGTTCTAGCTCTGACTCTGGGGGAGACGGACAGCCAGAGGTGTACAAAATAGGGGCGATTTATTCGAATACTGGCCCAGGAAGCCCGCTCGGTGTACCGGAGTGGAACACAACAGAATTGTTAGTGAAACAAATTAATGACAATGGCGGAATTAATGGGGTTCCGATAGAAGTCATTTTAGCGGATGACGAGTCGACCCCTGAAAAAGCAATTGAGGAAATGAATCGTTTAATTCATGATGAAAATGTAATTGCTGTATTAGGAACTACGACTACAGGGCCTTCCCTAGCCATGAAGGGTATCGCAATGGATAATGAAGTACCTGTCATTTCTGCTGGTGCTAGTATTGATATCGTTTCGCCTGTAGAAGAATCAACCTGGGTATTTAAGACACCACAATCTGATGCCCTTGCTGTAGAGCGTGTTTATATGTACTTAAAGGAAACCGGTATGACGAAGATTGGAATTTTGGCTGACTCGAATGCTTATGGGGAAAGTGGAGTCAAATTAATGGAAGAATTAAAAGATGAATTTGGTATTGAAATTGTTGCAAAAGAGTCTTACAACACCGAAGATGCAGATATGAAGACACAATTAACCAAGATAAACAGTTCAGATGCTCAAGCGGTAGTGGTTTGGGGAACAAACCCAGGTCCTGCCATTGCGGCTAAAAATATGAAAGAGCTTGGAATGGAACTTCCTTATATCGGAAGTCACGGTATTGCAAACCAATCGTTCCTTGATTTAGCGGGAGAAGCTGCCGAGGGAGTTGTCATACCAACTGGTAAACTGCTGTTCCCTAAGCAAATACCAGAAAGTGATCCGCAATATGAAGTAATTAATAAATTCTATGATGACTATGTGGCAGAATTCAGCAGTGAGCCAACGAACTTTGGTTCTTATGGCTATGACAACTTAATGATATTGGTGGAAGCTTTAGAAAATGGAGCAACTGACCG is a genomic window of Bacillus oleivorans containing:
- a CDS encoding branched-chain amino acid ABC transporter permease, translating into MGDALQFLVSGLTIGSIYAIVALGFVTIYSVTKVINLAQGEFVMLGGMTMFSLTTAGIPYFLSFLLTILIVVVIGWLLERTIIRRSKSSDPISLIILTIGLAIFIKGIASMVWGKDSVKVEPFTSNEPLQVFGAAITPQSVWVMVFMVVIVIVLYVLMEKTMLGKAFRASSVNPLAARLMGVSPHKMSSLSFALSAALGALAGLVISPILFPAYDMGLMLSIKGFSASILGGLGSAPGAVIGGLLLGVIESLGAGYISSGLKDAIAFGVVLMLLLFRPYGLLGEKNVGKGGL
- a CDS encoding branched-chain amino acid ABC transporter permease, producing the protein MIRTGIQKVSWKGVGVFSLFILILPFIFSSSFFITNATFAGIYTIVTVGLGLLMGFAGQISIGQAAFYGVGAYTSAVLTTTYGWSPWVSLLFSVALPAIVAYILGHTMARLHGYYLAMATLAFGIVIHVLLVEWKTVTKGASGFYGIPKIELFGFTFRQGLSYYFLVWLLALIVIILALNIIHSRIGRALRSIHDSEVAASSMGVDTGKYKMQIFILSASFAGLAGWLFAHMSYSIAPSSFSLDHSVLFLVMVVLGGSTSIWGPVFGVFLITAINLIVHSLGTHFTFITSDFEQVLYGLILVLVVMFMPKGFFPTVAPKLRAAFQKNRGKRYSSEAVRTEKGDQHG
- a CDS encoding ABC transporter ATP-binding protein: MANLLDVKNVTKRFGGVVANKDVTFSIEAGHINGLIGPNGAGKSTMFNMISNVFPPSAGEIWFEGKRIDILPAFKMASLGISRTFQNIQVFKNMTVLENVMIGLHTRTSAGMLSAALKLPKTKKEENFTYDKAMEHLLFAGLHEIADTFADSLPLGKLRILELARALATEPKLLLLDEIAAGLNHQETVEMGKLIQSIRDRNITILVVEHDMDLVMSICDKVIVLDQGEMIAEGTPKEVQNNERVIEAYLGTSDDEEVSV
- a CDS encoding ABC transporter ATP-binding protein; this translates as MLEIKSIFYNYGPIQALKEVSFHVNKGEIVTMLGANGAGKTTLLKTISGLKKPSQGQILFNNNDISAWPPEKIVQKRLIHVPEHRQVFSTLTVTDNLYLGAFHHYKKSGKKEINDLIEKVFVLFPILKERKDQLAGTLSGGQQQMLAIARALMAKPDLLLLDEPSLGLAPLIVKEVLLYVKNLRDEFGITVLLIEQNVNASLKIADRGYVMSQGSIVKEGTSAELLNDVEVREAFLGQTVN
- a CDS encoding ABC transporter substrate-binding protein, encoding MKKFLILLIAAMISIVLAACSSSDSGGDGQPEVYKIGAIYSNTGPGSPLGVPEWNTTELLVKQINDNGGINGVPIEVILADDESTPEKAIEEMNRLIHDENVIAVLGTTTTGPSLAMKGIAMDNEVPVISAGASIDIVSPVEESTWVFKTPQSDALAVERVYMYLKETGMTKIGILADSNAYGESGVKLMEELKDEFGIEIVAKESYNTEDADMKTQLTKINSSDAQAVVVWGTNPGPAIAAKNMKELGMELPYIGSHGIANQSFLDLAGEAAEGVVIPTGKLLFPKQIPESDPQYEVINKFYDDYVAEFSSEPTNFGSYGYDNLMILVEALENGATDRESIRDYLENNIKDFVGATGVFNFSPEDHNGLTADSLVLAEVKDGKWVYKE